A DNA window from Pleuronectes platessa chromosome 19, fPlePla1.1, whole genome shotgun sequence contains the following coding sequences:
- the nadk2 gene encoding NAD kinase 2, mitochondrial isoform X3: MPVGMARRSAVSLVGLGARTVGQLLSGGSARLLRTSAANPSPSPGFKPEKVAVVTKTTRYEFEQQRYQYAGLSEEDLTQLLAMKGSSYTGLQERHNIHTNNVEHIVKSLRKEGMDVRVVKRGEYDEEVVRWADAIISAGGDGTMLLVASKVLSKNKPVVGVNTDPERSEGHLCLPVRFTRAFPEALEKLCRGEFRWLWRQRIRVHLEGTGINPTPLDLHEQQLSLEQHSRAHRIAMDGQHIFSETGSLHQSSSKPSLLPIRSLNEIFIGESLSSRASYYEISVDDGPWEKQKSSGLSICTGTGSKAWSYNINKLTEQAVEELLTIGKSLSGLDIPLNREFVEKVTDGYNESLVFGPDDRRLFYSIREPIVNRVFSSSRQRGFAHKVCVRSRCWDACMVVDGGTSFEFNDGAIATISMSEEDQLRTVVLEN; the protein is encoded by the exons ATGCCCGTCGGGATGGCTCGTCGCTCGGCGGTGAGCCTGGTGGGACTCGGGGCTCGGACCGTCGGGCAGCTGCTGTCCGGAGGCTCCGCTCGGCTCCTCCGCACCTCAGCCGCCAACCCTTCACCCTCACCCGGGTTCAAGCCGGAGAAAGTGGCGGTGGTGACGAAGACCACCCGGTACGAGTTCGAGCAGCAGCGGTACCAGTACGCGGGTCTGTCCGAGGAGGACCTGACACAGCTG ctggcGATGAAGGGCTCCAGCTACACTGGTCTGCAGGAGAGACACAACATCCACACCAACAACGTGGAGCACATTGTGAAGAGCCTCCG gaaggaaggaatggACGTCCGGgtggtgaagagaggagagtaCGACGAGGAGGTCGTCCGATGGGCCGACGCCATCATCTCGGCCGGAG GTGATGGGACAATGCTACTGGTGGCCAGTAAGGTTCTGAGCAAGAACAAACCAGTGGTGGGAGTGAACACTGACCCTGAGAG GTCAGAAGGTCACCTGTGTCTGCCGGTCCGTTTCACTCGGGCCTTCCCAGAGGCTCTGGAGAAACTCTGTCGTGGTGAGTTCAG gTGGCTCTGGCGTCAGAGGATTCGTGTGCACTTGGAAGGAACGGGAATCAACCCCACGCCGCTGGATCTGCACGAGCAGCAGCTGAGCCTGGAGCAGCACAGCCGAGCCCACCGCATCGCCATGGACGGACAGCACA TTTTCTCAGAGACAGGGTCGCTGCACCAGAGCTCCTCCAAGCCCAGTCTCCTCCCCATCAGGAGCCTGAACGAGATCTTCATTGGAGAGTCTCTGTCCTCCAG GGCTTCCTACTATGAGATCTCTGTGGACGACGGCCCGTGGGAGAAGCAGAAGAGCTCCGGCCTCAGCATCTGCACAGGAACCGGATCCAAAGCCTG GTCGTACAACATCAACAAACTGACTGAAcaggctgtggaggagctgttaACGATCg GAAAGTCTCTCTCAGGTCTCGATATCCCACTTAATCGAGAATTCGTGGAAAAGG tcactGACGGATACAACGAGTCGCTGGTGTTCGGGCCGGACGACAGACGCTTGTTCTACAGCATCAGGGAGCCCATCGTCAACCGGGTGTTCTCCAGCAGCCGGCAGAGAGGCTTCGCTCACAA GGTGTGCGTCCGCTCTCGCTGCTGGGACGCCTGCATGGTCGTGGACGGAGGGACATCGTTCGAGTTCAATGACGGCGCCATCGCTACAATCAGCATGAGTGAGGAAGACCAGCTCCGGACCGTGGTTCTGGAAAACTGA
- the nadk2 gene encoding NAD kinase 2, mitochondrial isoform X1 — MPVGMARRSAVSLVGLGARTVGQLLSGGSARLLRTSAANPSPSPGFKPEKVAVVTKTTRYEFEQQRYQYAGLSEEDLTQLLAMKGSSYTGLQERHNIHTNNVEHIVKSLRKEGMDVRVVKRGEYDEEVVRWADAIISAGGDGTMLLVASKVLSKNKPVVGVNTDPERSEGHLCLPVRFTRAFPEALEKLCRGEFRWLWRQRIRVHLEGTGINPTPLDLHEQQLSLEQHSRAHRIAMDGQHIFSETGSLHQSSSKPSLLPIRSLNEIFIGESLSSRSKLKPVKHRVNLLLHRASYYEISVDDGPWEKQKSSGLSICTGTGSKAWSYNINKLTEQAVEELLTIGKSLSGLDIPLNREFVEKVTDGYNESLVFGPDDRRLFYSIREPIVNRVFSSSRQRGFAHKVCVRSRCWDACMVVDGGTSFEFNDGAIATISMSEEDQLRTVVLEN; from the exons ATGCCCGTCGGGATGGCTCGTCGCTCGGCGGTGAGCCTGGTGGGACTCGGGGCTCGGACCGTCGGGCAGCTGCTGTCCGGAGGCTCCGCTCGGCTCCTCCGCACCTCAGCCGCCAACCCTTCACCCTCACCCGGGTTCAAGCCGGAGAAAGTGGCGGTGGTGACGAAGACCACCCGGTACGAGTTCGAGCAGCAGCGGTACCAGTACGCGGGTCTGTCCGAGGAGGACCTGACACAGCTG ctggcGATGAAGGGCTCCAGCTACACTGGTCTGCAGGAGAGACACAACATCCACACCAACAACGTGGAGCACATTGTGAAGAGCCTCCG gaaggaaggaatggACGTCCGGgtggtgaagagaggagagtaCGACGAGGAGGTCGTCCGATGGGCCGACGCCATCATCTCGGCCGGAG GTGATGGGACAATGCTACTGGTGGCCAGTAAGGTTCTGAGCAAGAACAAACCAGTGGTGGGAGTGAACACTGACCCTGAGAG GTCAGAAGGTCACCTGTGTCTGCCGGTCCGTTTCACTCGGGCCTTCCCAGAGGCTCTGGAGAAACTCTGTCGTGGTGAGTTCAG gTGGCTCTGGCGTCAGAGGATTCGTGTGCACTTGGAAGGAACGGGAATCAACCCCACGCCGCTGGATCTGCACGAGCAGCAGCTGAGCCTGGAGCAGCACAGCCGAGCCCACCGCATCGCCATGGACGGACAGCACA TTTTCTCAGAGACAGGGTCGCTGCACCAGAGCTCCTCCAAGCCCAGTCTCCTCCCCATCAGGAGCCTGAACGAGATCTTCATTGGAGAGTCTCTGTCCTCCAG GTCGAAGTTAAAACCCGTCAAACACCGTGTTAACCTCTTGCTCCATAGGGCTTCCTACTATGAGATCTCTGTGGACGACGGCCCGTGGGAGAAGCAGAAGAGCTCCGGCCTCAGCATCTGCACAGGAACCGGATCCAAAGCCTG GTCGTACAACATCAACAAACTGACTGAAcaggctgtggaggagctgttaACGATCg GAAAGTCTCTCTCAGGTCTCGATATCCCACTTAATCGAGAATTCGTGGAAAAGG tcactGACGGATACAACGAGTCGCTGGTGTTCGGGCCGGACGACAGACGCTTGTTCTACAGCATCAGGGAGCCCATCGTCAACCGGGTGTTCTCCAGCAGCCGGCAGAGAGGCTTCGCTCACAA GGTGTGCGTCCGCTCTCGCTGCTGGGACGCCTGCATGGTCGTGGACGGAGGGACATCGTTCGAGTTCAATGACGGCGCCATCGCTACAATCAGCATGAGTGAGGAAGACCAGCTCCGGACCGTGGTTCTGGAAAACTGA
- the skp2 gene encoding S-phase kinase-associated protein 2 produces the protein MSTDSMPLQDLPCLSLQGSMLCQRTIKRRSRCGASEGLEAECTPTELIQLCSPRHKLQRLCSRDKENECGAFVLARRSRRKKESSSGVSWDHLPDELLLKILLFLPLQELLRMSTVCKRWHRLVFDESLWHSVDLEGLTHVGSALQQVLDAGVRRLRCPRSFVEDLVFTASGPLQIVQLDLSSSVIPTSALESIVCRCRRLEYLSLEGLQLSDAIISSLAVNVNLLQLNLSGCSGVSAAALADMLTSCCRLEQLNVSWCEFTSDHVKSVVRNLGSSLTQLNLSGYRESLSLDDVKVLVGRCPQIHTLDLSDSTLLMADVFPVLAQLKRLLHLSLSRCYHIHLAALTDLGKTFPLLGLLDVFGLVLDGHLPSLKKELPRVSINSRPFSSVARPTPSSRLPGALSERTMWSSLCRLRFRPQ, from the exons ATGTCCACAGACAG catgcctctGCAGGACCTGCCCTGCCTCAGTCTCCAGGGCTCCATGTTGTGTCAGAGGACGATCAAGCGCCGGTCCAGATGTGGAGCGAGCGAGGGCCTGGAGGCAGAGTGCACCCCCACAGAGCTCATCCAGCTGTGCTCCCCCCGACACAAGCTGCAGCggctctgcagcagagacaaagagaacgAGTGTGGAGCCTTCGTCCTGGCTCGCAggtcgaggaggaagaaggagtcTTCATCAG GAGTTTCGTGGGACCATTTACCAGACGAGCTGCTTCTCaagatcctcctcttcctccctctgcaggAGCTGCTCCGGATGTCCACGGTCTGCAAGCGCTGGCACCGACTAGT GTTTGACGAGTCCCTGTGGCACAGCGTGGACCTGGAGGGGCTGACCCACGTGGGCTCGGCTCTGCAGCAGGTTCTGGACGCCGGCGTCCGCAGGCTGCGCTGCCCTCGCTCCTTCGTGGAAGATCTCGTCTTCACGGCCTCCGG CCCCCTGCAGATCGTCCAGTTGGACCTGTCCAGCTCCGTCATCCCCACCTCGGCTCTGGAGAGCATCGTGTGTCGGTGCAGGAGGTTGGAGTATCTGAGTCTGGAGGGGCTGCAGCTCTCAGACGCCATCATCAG CTCTCTGGCGGTGAACgtgaacctgctgcagctcaaccTGAGCGGCTGCTCTGGCGTCTCTGCTGCCGCTCTGGCCGACATGTTGAcctcctgctgcag GCTGGAGCAGCTGAACGTGTCGTGGTGCGAGTTCACCAGTGATCACGTGAAGAGCGTGGTGAGGAACCTGGGCTCCAGCCTCACGCAGCTCAACCTCAGTGGTTACAGAGAGAGTCTCTCGCTCGACG ATGTGAAGGTGCTGGTTGGGAGATGTCCTCAAATTCACACTTTAGATTTAAG TGACAGCACCCTGCTGATGGCCGACGTCTTCCCGGTGCTCGCTCAGCTCAAGCGTCTGCTGCATCTGTCCCTGAGTCGCTGCTACCACATTCACCTCGCCGCGCTCAC GGACCTGGGGAAGACGTTCCCCCTGCTCGGCCTCCTGGACGTGTTCGGCCTGGTCCTCGACGGCCACCTGCCGTCTCTGAAGAAGGAGCTGCCGCGCGTCAGCATCAACTCCCGGCCGTTCTCCAGCGTGGCCCGGCCCACGCCCAGCAGCCGGCTGCCCGGCGCCCTCAGCGAGCGCACCATGTGGAGCAGCTTGTGTCGGCTGAGGTTCAGGCCGCAGTGA
- the nadk2 gene encoding NAD kinase 2, mitochondrial isoform X2 has product MPVGMARRSAVSLVGLGARTVGQLLSGGSARLLRTSAANPSPSPGFKPEKVAVVTKTTRYEFEQQRYQYAGLSEEDLTQLLAMKGSSYTGLQERHNIHTNNVEHIVKSLRKEGMDVRVVKRGEYDEEVVRWADAIISAGGDGTMLLVASKVLSKNKPVVGVNTDPERSEGHLCLPVRFTRAFPEALEKLCRGEFRWLWRQRIRVHLEGTGINPTPLDLHEQQLSLEQHSRAHRIAMDGQHKTGSLHQSSSKPSLLPIRSLNEIFIGESLSSRSKLKPVKHRVNLLLHRASYYEISVDDGPWEKQKSSGLSICTGTGSKAWSYNINKLTEQAVEELLTIGKSLSGLDIPLNREFVEKVTDGYNESLVFGPDDRRLFYSIREPIVNRVFSSSRQRGFAHKVCVRSRCWDACMVVDGGTSFEFNDGAIATISMSEEDQLRTVVLEN; this is encoded by the exons ATGCCCGTCGGGATGGCTCGTCGCTCGGCGGTGAGCCTGGTGGGACTCGGGGCTCGGACCGTCGGGCAGCTGCTGTCCGGAGGCTCCGCTCGGCTCCTCCGCACCTCAGCCGCCAACCCTTCACCCTCACCCGGGTTCAAGCCGGAGAAAGTGGCGGTGGTGACGAAGACCACCCGGTACGAGTTCGAGCAGCAGCGGTACCAGTACGCGGGTCTGTCCGAGGAGGACCTGACACAGCTG ctggcGATGAAGGGCTCCAGCTACACTGGTCTGCAGGAGAGACACAACATCCACACCAACAACGTGGAGCACATTGTGAAGAGCCTCCG gaaggaaggaatggACGTCCGGgtggtgaagagaggagagtaCGACGAGGAGGTCGTCCGATGGGCCGACGCCATCATCTCGGCCGGAG GTGATGGGACAATGCTACTGGTGGCCAGTAAGGTTCTGAGCAAGAACAAACCAGTGGTGGGAGTGAACACTGACCCTGAGAG GTCAGAAGGTCACCTGTGTCTGCCGGTCCGTTTCACTCGGGCCTTCCCAGAGGCTCTGGAGAAACTCTGTCGTGGTGAGTTCAG gTGGCTCTGGCGTCAGAGGATTCGTGTGCACTTGGAAGGAACGGGAATCAACCCCACGCCGCTGGATCTGCACGAGCAGCAGCTGAGCCTGGAGCAGCACAGCCGAGCCCACCGCATCGCCATGGACGGACAGCACA AGACAGGGTCGCTGCACCAGAGCTCCTCCAAGCCCAGTCTCCTCCCCATCAGGAGCCTGAACGAGATCTTCATTGGAGAGTCTCTGTCCTCCAG GTCGAAGTTAAAACCCGTCAAACACCGTGTTAACCTCTTGCTCCATAGGGCTTCCTACTATGAGATCTCTGTGGACGACGGCCCGTGGGAGAAGCAGAAGAGCTCCGGCCTCAGCATCTGCACAGGAACCGGATCCAAAGCCTG GTCGTACAACATCAACAAACTGACTGAAcaggctgtggaggagctgttaACGATCg GAAAGTCTCTCTCAGGTCTCGATATCCCACTTAATCGAGAATTCGTGGAAAAGG tcactGACGGATACAACGAGTCGCTGGTGTTCGGGCCGGACGACAGACGCTTGTTCTACAGCATCAGGGAGCCCATCGTCAACCGGGTGTTCTCCAGCAGCCGGCAGAGAGGCTTCGCTCACAA GGTGTGCGTCCGCTCTCGCTGCTGGGACGCCTGCATGGTCGTGGACGGAGGGACATCGTTCGAGTTCAATGACGGCGCCATCGCTACAATCAGCATGAGTGAGGAAGACCAGCTCCGGACCGTGGTTCTGGAAAACTGA
- the nadk2 gene encoding NAD kinase 2, mitochondrial isoform X4: MPVGMARRSAVSLVGLGARTVGQLLSGGSARLLRTSAANPSPSPGFKPEKVAVVTKTTRYEFEQQRYQYAGLSEEDLTQLLAMKGSSYTGLQERHNIHTNNVEHIVKSLRKEGMDVRVVKRGEYDEEVVRWADAIISAGGDGTMLLVASKVLSKNKPVVGVNTDPERSEGHLCLPVRFTRAFPEALEKLCRGEFRWLWRQRIRVHLEGTGINPTPLDLHEQQLSLEQHSRAHRIAMDGQHKTGSLHQSSSKPSLLPIRSLNEIFIGESLSSRASYYEISVDDGPWEKQKSSGLSICTGTGSKAWSYNINKLTEQAVEELLTIGKSLSGLDIPLNREFVEKVTDGYNESLVFGPDDRRLFYSIREPIVNRVFSSSRQRGFAHKVCVRSRCWDACMVVDGGTSFEFNDGAIATISMSEEDQLRTVVLEN, encoded by the exons ATGCCCGTCGGGATGGCTCGTCGCTCGGCGGTGAGCCTGGTGGGACTCGGGGCTCGGACCGTCGGGCAGCTGCTGTCCGGAGGCTCCGCTCGGCTCCTCCGCACCTCAGCCGCCAACCCTTCACCCTCACCCGGGTTCAAGCCGGAGAAAGTGGCGGTGGTGACGAAGACCACCCGGTACGAGTTCGAGCAGCAGCGGTACCAGTACGCGGGTCTGTCCGAGGAGGACCTGACACAGCTG ctggcGATGAAGGGCTCCAGCTACACTGGTCTGCAGGAGAGACACAACATCCACACCAACAACGTGGAGCACATTGTGAAGAGCCTCCG gaaggaaggaatggACGTCCGGgtggtgaagagaggagagtaCGACGAGGAGGTCGTCCGATGGGCCGACGCCATCATCTCGGCCGGAG GTGATGGGACAATGCTACTGGTGGCCAGTAAGGTTCTGAGCAAGAACAAACCAGTGGTGGGAGTGAACACTGACCCTGAGAG GTCAGAAGGTCACCTGTGTCTGCCGGTCCGTTTCACTCGGGCCTTCCCAGAGGCTCTGGAGAAACTCTGTCGTGGTGAGTTCAG gTGGCTCTGGCGTCAGAGGATTCGTGTGCACTTGGAAGGAACGGGAATCAACCCCACGCCGCTGGATCTGCACGAGCAGCAGCTGAGCCTGGAGCAGCACAGCCGAGCCCACCGCATCGCCATGGACGGACAGCACA AGACAGGGTCGCTGCACCAGAGCTCCTCCAAGCCCAGTCTCCTCCCCATCAGGAGCCTGAACGAGATCTTCATTGGAGAGTCTCTGTCCTCCAG GGCTTCCTACTATGAGATCTCTGTGGACGACGGCCCGTGGGAGAAGCAGAAGAGCTCCGGCCTCAGCATCTGCACAGGAACCGGATCCAAAGCCTG GTCGTACAACATCAACAAACTGACTGAAcaggctgtggaggagctgttaACGATCg GAAAGTCTCTCTCAGGTCTCGATATCCCACTTAATCGAGAATTCGTGGAAAAGG tcactGACGGATACAACGAGTCGCTGGTGTTCGGGCCGGACGACAGACGCTTGTTCTACAGCATCAGGGAGCCCATCGTCAACCGGGTGTTCTCCAGCAGCCGGCAGAGAGGCTTCGCTCACAA GGTGTGCGTCCGCTCTCGCTGCTGGGACGCCTGCATGGTCGTGGACGGAGGGACATCGTTCGAGTTCAATGACGGCGCCATCGCTACAATCAGCATGAGTGAGGAAGACCAGCTCCGGACCGTGGTTCTGGAAAACTGA